The Candidatus Neomarinimicrobiota bacterium genome has a window encoding:
- a CDS encoding Gfo/Idh/MocA family oxidoreductase translates to MRKKICVIGAGNWGSNHIRTLYELGSLGGVVDSDRRALIKIKAKYDNLNVYNNLSDSLSDDYDGYIVATPAETHYSIAKRLIENKKHLLVEKPLTLELSEAEHLVLLAKQNKVNLMVGHLMLFHPAILKIKDYLKSGKLGRLQYLYSNRLNLGKVRTKENIMWSFAPHDISIFGYLTEELPSEVVSRGGAFLQTNKPDTAIMLLKYPGGVCGHIFVSWLHPYREQKIILVGSKGMISFSNTDEMSELKFYDKGIDFIMGEPVNREGAVKSIKFDDSKPLTNEIKYFIDHLEGSSLQTANGESALDVLRVLMLATGELPGDKSVEKRDRKNIYIHPTSVVDEFSNIGRGTKIWHFSHIQKNVTIGDNCTIGQNVNIGEKVKIGDNVKIQNNVSVYEGVELENNVFCGPSMVFTNVLFPRSKYPKNKKESYQQTLVKEGATLGANSTIICGTIIGKNSFVAAGAVVTKSVPDYAMMAGVPAKQVGWICECGQRIDEEYNRFSCYKCGRQFEYLGGDNKRIKEAQITYAE, encoded by the coding sequence ATGAGAAAAAAAATATGCGTTATAGGCGCAGGAAACTGGGGTAGCAATCACATTCGAACGTTATATGAATTGGGGTCCCTGGGCGGAGTTGTCGATTCAGATAGGAGAGCCCTGATCAAGATTAAGGCAAAGTACGATAATCTGAATGTCTATAATAATCTATCAGATTCCTTAAGCGATGACTATGATGGATATATAGTCGCGACGCCCGCTGAAACACATTATTCTATTGCAAAAAGACTGATAGAGAACAAGAAACATCTACTGGTTGAAAAACCATTAACTCTTGAGTTGTCAGAGGCAGAGCATCTTGTTCTGCTTGCAAAACAGAATAAAGTAAATCTAATGGTGGGGCATTTAATGTTATTTCACCCGGCCATTCTGAAAATTAAGGATTATTTAAAATCAGGAAAATTAGGAAGGCTACAATATCTTTATAGTAATAGGCTTAACCTTGGGAAAGTGAGAACGAAAGAAAATATTATGTGGAGTTTCGCACCACATGATATTTCCATTTTCGGATATTTAACTGAGGAATTACCGAGTGAGGTCGTTTCAAGAGGAGGGGCATTTTTACAGACCAACAAACCGGACACAGCAATTATGCTTTTGAAATATCCTGGAGGAGTATGCGGACACATATTCGTAAGCTGGCTGCATCCATATAGGGAGCAAAAAATTATTTTGGTCGGCTCTAAAGGAATGATTTCATTCAGCAATACTGATGAGATGAGCGAACTTAAGTTTTATGATAAAGGAATCGATTTTATAATGGGTGAACCGGTAAATCGGGAGGGTGCCGTTAAATCGATAAAATTCGATGACAGCAAACCGCTCACCAATGAGATAAAATATTTTATTGATCATTTGGAGGGCTCCTCTTTACAAACAGCCAATGGGGAAAGCGCTCTTGATGTTTTAAGGGTGCTCATGCTTGCTACAGGCGAACTCCCCGGGGATAAATCAGTTGAAAAAAGAGATAGAAAAAATATTTATATTCACCCGACAAGCGTGGTGGATGAATTCAGTAATATTGGAAGAGGTACAAAAATATGGCATTTTTCTCATATACAAAAGAATGTAACTATTGGAGATAATTGTACAATCGGGCAAAATGTTAACATCGGAGAAAAGGTAAAAATAGGAGATAACGTAAAAATTCAGAATAATGTCTCTGTTTATGAAGGAGTTGAATTGGAAAATAATGTTTTTTGCGGCCCGTCAATGGTATTCACGAACGTTTTATTTCCTCGTTCAAAATATCCGAAGAATAAAAAGGAAAGCTACCAACAAACGTTAGTTAAAGAGGGGGCGACACTTGGAGCGAATTCTACAATTATATGTGGAACTATCATAGGAAAAAATTCATTTGTTGCGGCAGGCGCAGTCGTGACAAAAAGTGTGCCTGATTATGCAATGATGGCGGGAGTTCCGGCGAAACAAGTAGGTTGGATATGTGAATGCGGTCAAAGGATAGATGAAGAATACAACAGATTCAGCTGTTATAAGTGCGGAAGACAATTCGAATATTTAGGCGGTGATAATAAAAGGATTAAAGAGGCACAAATCACATATGCCGAATAA
- a CDS encoding response regulator: MIAAAKIQKNISQNILVVDDEPLFRKLLKRVLVKDGHKVTLAGDGFEGLRQLKNRSFDIVLTDINMPNMDGWEFLKHVDNLYPELRTAVITGLSSSEGMSQDPSFSTKKIIRKPLSLKIIRKLISDLA; encoded by the coding sequence ATGATAGCAGCAGCTAAAATACAAAAAAATATCAGCCAGAACATATTAGTTGTGGATGATGAGCCCTTATTCCGGAAATTACTGAAAAGAGTGTTAGTAAAAGACGGTCACAAAGTAACTCTCGCAGGGGACGGTTTTGAAGGGCTACGTCAATTAAAAAACAGATCATTTGATATCGTACTTACAGATATAAATATGCCCAATATGGATGGCTGGGAATTTCTAAAACACGTTGATAACCTTTATCCGGAATTAAGAACGGCAGTAATTACCGGATTATCAAGCAGCGAGGGAATGTCACAAGACCCCTCCTTTTCGACGAAGAAGATAATACGGAAACCGCTGTCGTTAAAAATTATTCGTAAATTAATTAGCGATCTCGCCTAA